In one window of Eubalaena glacialis isolate mEubGla1 chromosome 13, mEubGla1.1.hap2.+ XY, whole genome shotgun sequence DNA:
- the MAFK gene encoding transcription factor MafK isoform X1, which produces MLSRAVGVCSRPGLATFPQGGVLEQALQPGGLRARPSAGVSRGVTCVAQLRTFGTGALGSDLLIFQKGRSRPTESRGSASSPAAGGQPLGSIFTRICAICLDTEGLRTEESSRRSDPGRDPSRDPSRTALSRLCRGSSPVVLGPSSPGGGRVTISKRFCPGDCTQVMTTNPKANKALKVKKEAGENAPVLSDDELVSMSVRELNQHLRGLTKEEVVRLKQRRRTLKNRGYAASCRIKRVTQKEELERQRVALQREVEKLARENSSMKLELDALRSKYEALQTFARTVARGPVTPTRVATTSVITIVKSADISSSSVPFSAAS; this is translated from the exons ATGCTGAGCAGGGCGGTGGGTGTCTGCTCCCGCCCCGGACTTGCCACCTTTCCCCAGGGCGGGGTGCTGGAACAGGCCCTGCAGCCCGGGGGGTTGAGAGCGCGGCCCTCGGCCGGAGTGTCTCGCGGCGTCACCTGCGTGGCCCAGCTGAGGACATTTGGCACTGGGGCCCTTGGTTCTGATCTCCTCATTTTTCAGAAGGGAAGATCGAGACCCACAGAGAGCAGGGGGTCTGCTTCATCACCCGCAGCTGGTGGCCAGCCCCTCGGCTCCATATTTACGCGCATTTGTGCCATCTGCTTGGACACAGAAGGCCTGAGAACTGAGGAAAGCTCCCGGAGGTCAGACCCCGGCCGGGACCCCAGCCGGGACCCCAGCCGGACCGCTCTCTCCCGTCTCTGCCGAGGCTCCTCACCCGTGGTCCTGGGCCCCAGTAGCCCAGGTGGTGGACGAG TTACCATTTCCAAGCGGTTCTGTCCGGGTGACTGTACCCAGGTTATGACGACTAATCCCAAAGCGAACAAGGCATTGAAG GTCAAGAAGGAGGCGGGCGAGAACGCCCCGGTGCTCAGCGACGATGAGCTGGTGTCCATGTCGGTGCGGGAGCTGAACCAGCACCTGCGTGGCCTCACCAAGGAGGAGGTGGTCCGCCTGAAGCAGCGGCGCCGCACGCTCAAGAACCGCGGCTACGCGGCCAGCTGCCGCATCAAGCGCGTGACGCAGAAGGAGGAGCTGGAGCGGCAGCGCGTGGCGCTGCAGCGGGAGGTGGAGAAGCTGGCCCGGGAGAACAGCAGCATGAAGCTCGAGCTGGACGCCTTGCGCTCCAAGTACGAGGCCCTGCAGACCTTCGCCCGCACCGTGGCCCGCGGCCCCGTCACGCCCACCAGGGTGGCCACCACCAGCGTCATCACCATCGTCAAGTCCGCCGACATCTCCTCCAGCTCCGTGCCCTTCTCGGCCGCCTCCTAG
- the TMEM184A gene encoding transmembrane protein 184A isoform X3, which produces MTNASGLLGPPPQAVPARPQVDRVGNSSQGTSQLFLTTALARGVSGVFVWTALVLTGHQTRRLRLGEAGVFPRLTQPGAERSFPSRGAASPGKLIYLHLRSYTVPNEQRYIIRLLFIVPIYAFDSWLSLLLLGGHQHYVYFDSVRDCYEAFVIYSFLSLCFQYLGGESAIMAEIRGKPIRPSCFYGTCCLRGMSYSIGFLRFCKQATLQFCIVKPIMALVTIVLQAFGKYHDGDFKELLQPFEPVLKFLTIKAVIFLSFWQGMLLAILERCGVLPEAQVIEGSRVGAGTVAAGYQNLAICIEMFFASVALRYAFTCQVYSEKKERSPAPTAPLQSISSGLKETVSPQDSVQDAIHNFSPASQQYLQ; this is translated from the exons ATGACTAATGCCTCGGGGCTCCTGGGACCCCCCCCGCAGGCCGTGCCCGCCAGGCCGCAGGTGGACCGCGTGGGGAACAGCTCCCAGGGCACCTCCCAGCTCTTCCTCACCACGGCGCTGGCCCGCGGCGTCTCGGGCGTCTTCGTGTGGACCGCCCTGGTGCTCACCGGCCACCAG ACGAGAagactgaggctgggagaggccGGGGTCTTTCCCAGGCTCACGCAGCCGGGAGCAGAAAGGTCCTTCCCCTCCAGAGGTGCAGCATCCCCGGGAAAGCTG ATCTACCTGCACCTGCGCTCCTACACCGTCCCCAACGAGCAGCGCTACATCATCCGCCTGCTTTTCATCGTCCCCATCTATGCCTTCGACTCCTggctcagcctcctcctcctggggGGCCACCAGCACTACGTCTACTTTGACTCCGTGCGGGATTGCTACGAAG CCTTTGTCATTTACAGcttcctgagcctctgtttccagtACCTGGGGGGCGAGAGTGCCATCATGGCTGAGATTCGGGGAAAACCCATCCG GCCCAGCTGCTTCTATGGCACCTGCTGCCTTCGGGGCATGTCCTACTCCATCGGGTTTCTGCGTTTCTGCAAGCAG gccacgTTGCAGTTCTGCATTGTGAAGCCCATCATGGCCTTGGTCACCATCGTCCTGCAGGCGTTCGGCAAATACCACGACGGGGACTTCAA GGAGCTCCTGCAGCCCTTTGAGCCTGTCCTCAAGTTCCTCACCATCAAGGCCGTCATCTTCCTCTCTTTctggcagg GGATGCTGCTGGCCATCCTGGAGAGGTGTGGGGTCCTCCCTGAGGCCCAGGTCATCgaggggagcagggtgggggccGGCACGGTGGCCGCCGGCTACCAGAACCTCGCCATCTGCATCGAGATGTTCTTTGCCTCTGTCGCCCTGCGCTACGCCTTCACCTGCCAGGTGTACTCGGAGAAGAAAGAGCGCTCGCCAG CCCCCACGGCGCCCCTGCAGAGCATCTCCAGCGGCCTCAAGGAGACCGTGAGCCCGCAGGACAGCGTGCAGGACGCCATCCACAACTTCTCGCCCGCCTCGCAGCAGTACCTGCAGTAG
- the TMEM184A gene encoding transmembrane protein 184A isoform X1 has protein sequence MTNASGLLGPPPQAVPARPQVDRVGNSSQGTSQLFLTTALARGVSGVFVWTALVLTGHQTRRLRLGEAGVFPRLTQPGAERSFPSRGAASPGKLIYLHLRSYTVPNEQRYIIRLLFIVPIYAFDSWLSLLLLGGHQHYVYFDSVRDCYEAFVIYSFLSLCFQYLGGESAIMAEIRGKPIRPSCFYGTCCLRGMSYSIGFLRFCKQATLQFCIVKPIMALVTIVLQAFGKYHDGDFNIHSGYLYVTLIYNSSVSLALYALFLFYFATRELLQPFEPVLKFLTIKAVIFLSFWQGMLLAILERCGVLPEAQVIEGSRVGAGTVAAGYQNLAICIEMFFASVALRYAFTCQVYSEKKERSPAPTAPLQSISSGLKETVSPQDSVQDAIHNFSPASQQYLQ, from the exons ATGACTAATGCCTCGGGGCTCCTGGGACCCCCCCCGCAGGCCGTGCCCGCCAGGCCGCAGGTGGACCGCGTGGGGAACAGCTCCCAGGGCACCTCCCAGCTCTTCCTCACCACGGCGCTGGCCCGCGGCGTCTCGGGCGTCTTCGTGTGGACCGCCCTGGTGCTCACCGGCCACCAG ACGAGAagactgaggctgggagaggccGGGGTCTTTCCCAGGCTCACGCAGCCGGGAGCAGAAAGGTCCTTCCCCTCCAGAGGTGCAGCATCCCCGGGAAAGCTG ATCTACCTGCACCTGCGCTCCTACACCGTCCCCAACGAGCAGCGCTACATCATCCGCCTGCTTTTCATCGTCCCCATCTATGCCTTCGACTCCTggctcagcctcctcctcctggggGGCCACCAGCACTACGTCTACTTTGACTCCGTGCGGGATTGCTACGAAG CCTTTGTCATTTACAGcttcctgagcctctgtttccagtACCTGGGGGGCGAGAGTGCCATCATGGCTGAGATTCGGGGAAAACCCATCCG GCCCAGCTGCTTCTATGGCACCTGCTGCCTTCGGGGCATGTCCTACTCCATCGGGTTTCTGCGTTTCTGCAAGCAG gccacgTTGCAGTTCTGCATTGTGAAGCCCATCATGGCCTTGGTCACCATCGTCCTGCAGGCGTTCGGCAAATACCACGACGGGGACTTCAA CATCCACAGCGGTTACCTCTACGTCACCCTCATCTACAACTCCTCCGTGAGCCTGGCCCTCTACGCCCTGTTCCTTTTCTACTTCGCCACCAGGGAGCTCCTGCAGCCCTTTGAGCCTGTCCTCAAGTTCCTCACCATCAAGGCCGTCATCTTCCTCTCTTTctggcagg GGATGCTGCTGGCCATCCTGGAGAGGTGTGGGGTCCTCCCTGAGGCCCAGGTCATCgaggggagcagggtgggggccGGCACGGTGGCCGCCGGCTACCAGAACCTCGCCATCTGCATCGAGATGTTCTTTGCCTCTGTCGCCCTGCGCTACGCCTTCACCTGCCAGGTGTACTCGGAGAAGAAAGAGCGCTCGCCAG CCCCCACGGCGCCCCTGCAGAGCATCTCCAGCGGCCTCAAGGAGACCGTGAGCCCGCAGGACAGCGTGCAGGACGCCATCCACAACTTCTCGCCCGCCTCGCAGCAGTACCTGCAGTAG
- the TMEM184A gene encoding transmembrane protein 184A isoform X2 has translation MTNASGLLGPPPQAVPARPQVDRVGNSSQGTSQLFLTTALARGVSGVFVWTALVLTGHQTRRLRLGEAGVFPRLTQPGAERSFPSRGAASPGKLIYLHLRSYTVPNEQRYIIRLLFIVPIYAFDSWLSLLLLGGHQHYVYFDSVRDCYEAFVIYSFLSLCFQYLGGESAIMAEIRGKPIRPSCFYGTCCLRGMSYSIGFLRFCKQATLQFCIVKPIMALVTIVLQAFGKYHDGDFNIHSGYLYVTLIYNSSVSLALYALFLFYFATRELLQPFEPVLKFLTIKAVIFLSFWQGMLLAILERCGVLPEAQVIEGSRVGAGTVAAGYQNLAICIEMFFASVALRYAFTCQVYSEKKERSPAPCPSPPSRPRALGMST, from the exons ATGACTAATGCCTCGGGGCTCCTGGGACCCCCCCCGCAGGCCGTGCCCGCCAGGCCGCAGGTGGACCGCGTGGGGAACAGCTCCCAGGGCACCTCCCAGCTCTTCCTCACCACGGCGCTGGCCCGCGGCGTCTCGGGCGTCTTCGTGTGGACCGCCCTGGTGCTCACCGGCCACCAG ACGAGAagactgaggctgggagaggccGGGGTCTTTCCCAGGCTCACGCAGCCGGGAGCAGAAAGGTCCTTCCCCTCCAGAGGTGCAGCATCCCCGGGAAAGCTG ATCTACCTGCACCTGCGCTCCTACACCGTCCCCAACGAGCAGCGCTACATCATCCGCCTGCTTTTCATCGTCCCCATCTATGCCTTCGACTCCTggctcagcctcctcctcctggggGGCCACCAGCACTACGTCTACTTTGACTCCGTGCGGGATTGCTACGAAG CCTTTGTCATTTACAGcttcctgagcctctgtttccagtACCTGGGGGGCGAGAGTGCCATCATGGCTGAGATTCGGGGAAAACCCATCCG GCCCAGCTGCTTCTATGGCACCTGCTGCCTTCGGGGCATGTCCTACTCCATCGGGTTTCTGCGTTTCTGCAAGCAG gccacgTTGCAGTTCTGCATTGTGAAGCCCATCATGGCCTTGGTCACCATCGTCCTGCAGGCGTTCGGCAAATACCACGACGGGGACTTCAA CATCCACAGCGGTTACCTCTACGTCACCCTCATCTACAACTCCTCCGTGAGCCTGGCCCTCTACGCCCTGTTCCTTTTCTACTTCGCCACCAGGGAGCTCCTGCAGCCCTTTGAGCCTGTCCTCAAGTTCCTCACCATCAAGGCCGTCATCTTCCTCTCTTTctggcagg GGATGCTGCTGGCCATCCTGGAGAGGTGTGGGGTCCTCCCTGAGGCCCAGGTCATCgaggggagcagggtgggggccGGCACGGTGGCCGCCGGCTACCAGAACCTCGCCATCTGCATCGAGATGTTCTTTGCCTCTGTCGCCCTGCGCTACGCCTTCACCTGCCAGGTGTACTCGGAGAAGAAAGAGCGCTCGCCAG CACCATGTCCTTCTCCCCCGTCTCGCCCACGGGCCCTGGGAATGTCGACTTGA
- the MAFK gene encoding transcription factor MafK isoform X2 has protein sequence MTTNPKANKALKVKKEAGENAPVLSDDELVSMSVRELNQHLRGLTKEEVVRLKQRRRTLKNRGYAASCRIKRVTQKEELERQRVALQREVEKLARENSSMKLELDALRSKYEALQTFARTVARGPVTPTRVATTSVITIVKSADISSSSVPFSAAS, from the exons ATGACGACTAATCCCAAAGCGAACAAGGCATTGAAG GTCAAGAAGGAGGCGGGCGAGAACGCCCCGGTGCTCAGCGACGATGAGCTGGTGTCCATGTCGGTGCGGGAGCTGAACCAGCACCTGCGTGGCCTCACCAAGGAGGAGGTGGTCCGCCTGAAGCAGCGGCGCCGCACGCTCAAGAACCGCGGCTACGCGGCCAGCTGCCGCATCAAGCGCGTGACGCAGAAGGAGGAGCTGGAGCGGCAGCGCGTGGCGCTGCAGCGGGAGGTGGAGAAGCTGGCCCGGGAGAACAGCAGCATGAAGCTCGAGCTGGACGCCTTGCGCTCCAAGTACGAGGCCCTGCAGACCTTCGCCCGCACCGTGGCCCGCGGCCCCGTCACGCCCACCAGGGTGGCCACCACCAGCGTCATCACCATCGTCAAGTCCGCCGACATCTCCTCCAGCTCCGTGCCCTTCTCGGCCGCCTCCTAG
- the PSMG3 gene encoding proteasome assembly chaperone 3, which translates to MEGKPLVISKEKTAVVCGVPTQVVCTAFSTHILVVVTQFGKMGTLVSLEPSNVTSDVGKPVLTTKVLLGQDEPLIHVFAKNLVAFVSQEAGNRAVLLALAVKDKSLEGVTALKEEIRTCQVW; encoded by the exons ATGGAAGGTAAGCCATTGGTGATATCGAAAGAGAAGACTGCAGTGGTGTGTGGGGTCCCCACCCAGGTGGTCTGTACAGCCTTCAGCACTCACATCCTGGTGGTGGTGACCCAGTTCGGGAAGATGGGTACCCTGGTCTCCCTGGAACCCAGCAATGTGACCAGTGACGTCGGCAAGCCCGTGCTGACCACTAAAGTTCTTCTCGGGCAGGACGAG CCTCTCATCCATGTCTTCGCCAAGAATCTGGTGGCGTTTGTGTCTCAGGAAGCTGGCAACAGAGCAGTCCTTCTCGCCCTAGCCGTGAAGGACAAGAGCCTGGAGGGGGTGACGGCCTTGAAGGAGGAGATCCGGACGTGCCAGGTGTGGTGA